The genomic stretch AAGtaaacaataatttatttatattattatagttaCCGATGATGCtcgtaaaaattgtaaatgCGAATTAAATATTCCGTATGGAACAACAGAACGAACTAAATATGATATCTATGGAGTTGACTTGCCCAAAGGTATGTTATTCATGTTACGCATGTACGCATATTAAAGGTTTTAAATTTTCAGTTTGTTTCAGTTTTTTGCagtgtaaataattttaaatatttcactttAGCTTACTTCCATTATGGTATTTTGAACAATACATGTTTCTTCCAGATTCCCCCATATTTATATTCATTCACGGTGGTTATTGGCAAGAAGGTAGCAAAGATTTTGCTGCATTTACAGTCCCTGTCTTTGTTAATAAAGGAATTAAAGTAATAACCATTGGCTACGATTTATGTCCTAATGGTAAACTGTATTTCTTTCACATTTCTATCTTTCTctagatacaaaattttaaaaaaacatttaaaaaatattttaattaatatttatattatattttagtcAAATTTGGGGATATAATATCTCAGATAAAAATAGCGATTAAACATATATTAAACTATGCATCGAATCTCGAATGTCGGTAAGATGCACATAATACTTACAtgataattttgttaatttataatataatgataaaaTTGGGTGGATTCTTATAGGAATGTTTGGCTCTCTGGTCATAGCGCTGGCGCACATTTAGCATCCAGCATTTTGTATGATAAATTATGGTTGGATGAAATGACGAAAAACGGATACTTAAATCTACTAAAAGGTATCGTGTTAATAGGAGGCGTTTATAATTTGAATCCCCTGCTCGATACGAATATTGTTACGCCTTTGAAACTTACaaagtaaatatctgaatacttATATAGACTATTTACTTTAGTTCATAATAATATGTAACATATATGTTTTAGAGATGAAATCAACACATATAGCTTTACCACTCTTGATACCAAAAATAACACACTCATCCAAGGGTTGAAAGTTATTGTAACTATTGGGGAATGTGATTCACCAGGACTTATTAATGAATCACGCGAGTGTACTCAGGTACTCGTgttattctaaataaataagtGACAATTTTTTCCTGctctaaataaaaatttgtaatctTATATTCTTTTCATTCTAGCAACTTGTTACAATAGTAGACGATgttcattatatatttcttCGGGGAAATATTGACCATTTTAATATCATGGAAGAACTCACGAATGAAGAATTTATTTTGACAAAAGTGATACTAAATAACATCTTTCATGAATgaaaaagaataatttaataacataAAATCAGTAAGAATATAGAAACATAATTTTAATGCGATcagataaatttataattaacatataaaatttgtatatatatatatatatatattttgatattcgtaaaaaatttatttaatgtaatatatcAGTATACTAATACATTGTTGCTAAATTACAAATTGTTTGTAAAAAAGTTATTACGTTTATTTACTCTAGACTGTCTATTGGTCATCTGTCATTTGTTAATTTTGCATAACAATGATCACGACGAACTGCTTTTAACTTTTCTATGAGTCATTTAGATTGTGACGTTGATGAAAATGTCTTTGGACGTTGCAAAGTATTTTCCTTTTGTTTCATGGGTAGCACTATCATTTGATTAGACCGAAGCACAGAACTTGTGcttttttgtttcatt from Bombus vancouverensis nearcticus chromosome 9, iyBomVanc1_principal, whole genome shotgun sequence encodes the following:
- the KFase gene encoding kynurenine formamidase gives rise to the protein MSISEQEILYSPSKWSKRFDQMQILSNYYKFAKKVTDDARKNCKCELNIPYGTTERTKYDIYGVDLPKDSPIFIFIHGGYWQEGSKDFAAFTVPVFVNKGIKVITIGYDLCPNVKFGDIISQIKIAIKHILNYASNLECRNVWLSGHSAGAHLASSILYDKLWLDEMTKNGYLNLLKGIVLIGGVYNLNPLLDTNIVTPLKLTKDEINTYSFTTLDTKNNTLIQGLKVIVTIGECDSPGLINESRECTQQLVTIVDDVHYIFLRGNIDHFNIMEELTNEEFILTKVILNNIFHE